Proteins from a genomic interval of Anatilimnocola floriformis:
- the trpS gene encoding tryptophan--tRNA ligase has translation MRVLSGIQPTGRFHWGNYFGAIRQYIDLQHGNEAYYFIANLHALTTVRDPKVLQQNTLDAALDLLALGLDPAKAALFVQSDVPEVTELTWLLMSITPMGLLERCHSYKDKAARGIAADAGLFTYPVLMSADILIYDSEVVPVGADQIQHIEVARDIAGSFNHLFGETFVLPKYKVLESSAKVPGLDGEKMSKSYSNTIELFEPVGPARKKIMRITTDSRPMEDPKPDYENDHLYQLFSLFATEAERQEMAALYLRGNFGYGTVKKALADAAEKFFAEARAKREALAANPAQVAEILREGAARARKKAREVLDRAKKACGIS, from the coding sequence ATGCGCGTTCTCTCCGGAATCCAACCGACTGGTCGCTTTCACTGGGGTAATTACTTCGGCGCCATCCGCCAGTACATCGACCTCCAGCACGGCAACGAAGCCTATTACTTCATCGCCAACCTCCACGCGCTCACGACGGTCCGCGATCCGAAGGTCCTGCAGCAAAACACGCTCGATGCTGCGCTCGATCTTCTGGCGCTCGGTCTCGATCCAGCGAAAGCCGCGCTCTTCGTGCAGTCGGACGTGCCGGAAGTGACCGAGCTCACCTGGCTCCTCATGTCGATCACGCCGATGGGCTTGCTCGAGCGCTGCCATTCCTACAAAGACAAGGCCGCCCGCGGCATCGCTGCCGATGCCGGCCTGTTTACGTATCCCGTGCTGATGTCGGCCGACATTTTGATCTACGACTCCGAAGTCGTGCCGGTCGGCGCCGATCAGATCCAGCACATCGAAGTGGCTCGTGATATCGCCGGAAGCTTCAATCATCTCTTCGGCGAAACCTTCGTTCTGCCGAAGTACAAAGTCCTCGAGTCGTCGGCCAAGGTCCCCGGCCTCGACGGCGAAAAGATGTCGAAGAGCTACAGCAATACGATCGAGCTCTTCGAACCGGTCGGCCCCGCTCGCAAAAAGATCATGCGGATCACCACCGACAGCCGGCCGATGGAAGATCCCAAGCCGGACTACGAAAACGACCACCTCTACCAGCTCTTTTCGCTCTTTGCGACGGAAGCCGAGCGGCAAGAGATGGCCGCCCTCTATCTCCGCGGCAACTTCGGCTATGGCACGGTGAAAAAAGCCCTCGCCGATGCCGCCGAGAAGTTCTTTGCCGAGGCTCGCGCCAAGCGCGAAGCGCTGGCGGCCAATCCGGCTCAGGTTGCGGAGATTCTCCGCGAGGGCGCGGCTCGTGCTCGGAAGAAGGCCCGAGAGGTTCTCGATCGGGCCAAGAAGGCTTGCGGAATTTCGTAG
- a CDS encoding dihydroorotate dehydrogenase, with the protein MSLPDLTVSLGRLSLRNPILTASGTFGYAREMASLVDFNQLGGILPKTITMAAREGNKPWRTVETAAGLLNSIGLDNDGFDAFLANHWPYLQTLPTAVVVSIAGASQDEFVEMAERLAQQPNVAAVELNISCPNVAHGTDFAANGETCYKLVSAVRERCSLPILAKLTPNVTRIVDIAKAASDGGADALCLVNTVLGMAVNWKKRRPMLGNIVGGLSGPAIKPIALRCVYQVASAVKTPIIGIGGIATIDDVMEFLVTGATAVQIGTANYYDPTVSQKLAAALPAALAELGASSVREIVGTLQTK; encoded by the coding sequence GTGTCTTTACCTGATTTGACCGTTTCGCTGGGGCGACTTTCGCTCCGCAACCCCATCCTGACTGCCTCGGGCACGTTCGGCTACGCCCGCGAAATGGCATCGCTCGTCGACTTCAATCAGCTCGGCGGCATTCTGCCCAAGACCATCACGATGGCTGCTCGCGAGGGAAACAAACCCTGGCGCACCGTCGAAACCGCCGCCGGCCTGCTCAATTCCATCGGCCTCGATAATGATGGCTTCGATGCGTTCCTTGCCAATCACTGGCCGTACCTGCAAACGCTGCCGACCGCCGTGGTGGTGAGCATCGCCGGCGCTTCGCAGGATGAGTTCGTCGAGATGGCCGAGCGCCTTGCTCAGCAACCCAACGTCGCCGCCGTTGAGCTCAACATCAGCTGCCCGAACGTCGCCCACGGCACCGACTTCGCCGCCAATGGCGAGACCTGTTACAAGCTGGTCTCTGCCGTGCGCGAACGCTGCTCGCTGCCGATCCTCGCCAAGCTCACTCCGAACGTGACGCGGATCGTCGACATTGCCAAAGCAGCCAGCGACGGCGGCGCCGATGCCCTGTGCCTCGTGAACACGGTGCTGGGGATGGCTGTCAATTGGAAGAAACGCCGGCCGATGCTCGGCAACATCGTCGGTGGTCTCAGCGGCCCGGCGATCAAACCGATCGCCCTCCGCTGCGTCTACCAAGTCGCCAGTGCCGTGAAGACGCCGATCATCGGCATCGGCGGCATCGCGACCATCGATGACGTGATGGAGTTCCTTGTTACCGGCGCGACTGCGGTCCAAATCGGCACGGCGAACTATTACGATCCGACCGTTTCGCAAAAACTGGCCGCCGCGCTCCCTGCCGCCCTGGCGGAACTCGGAGCCAGTAGCGTTCGCGAAATCGTCGGCACTTTGCAAACCAAGTAA
- a CDS encoding DUF5682 family protein, whose product MGRSRQSSQVAAVSEPAEERAELTALAKQAAHFTPPEIDLAARVVYFPVRHHSPACAWHVDRLIRELKPAAVLIEAPRDATPLIPLLVSEQTQMPVAVYATYVKREKDLPPERHAAYYPLCDFSPELAAIKAGLAVAATVSFVDLTFPEKIAARALGGDDLEPDDEPKKSGPTSLQDEGWLSHSRLLKAACIRTGARDPDDLWDHLYEVDYHTLDTATFMRNVLTYCALARHDHSQQALIADGTIAREQAMAAGVAAHPQGRVVVVTGGFHTVALAKTTAALPKPMKIAPDDHQVVLMRYTFEQLDRLNGYASGMPSPEFYQRSWADQGNNAAERSASQLLVEIARQCRKKNLGTSTADAIAAVAHAHRLADLRGHVIPSREDVLDGVRSLFIKGTDDAEGVAVLAIARKLLAGDRIGNVPPDAGQPPIVHDFRNQAAALKLKIDKLEETTATLDIYRKVAHRETSRLFYRLAFLEVPFATFVRGPDFVAGANLERIQEVWKYHWAPQTESTLIERSLYGSTVEEAASSVLLERFSAATATGQASPAAVATSLILHACRMGLHEHTQDLLGKVNELLAHDSSFPSLAQALENLLVLQVSREPLEAHHLHGLTELATAAYRRGCFLLPSLVSTASEEEATMLDALNSFLQGVRTLGDNPDPLQLRCEGLRGLLNSTGGSSALRGGAAGLLYADGQLPAEDLVQHLRGHLLSSRDEGVDGPNFLRGLLKTARNVIWQTPECLACLQTVVHDWDESRFVKMLPLLRLALADLTPRETDQVGKQVAVMPGADNLQAAYLPDVDAGEMLRAVEVNRLIKESLARDGLEAWLE is encoded by the coding sequence ATGGGCCGATCTCGGCAAAGCTCGCAAGTGGCTGCGGTAAGCGAACCGGCAGAGGAACGGGCCGAGCTAACCGCGCTGGCGAAACAAGCGGCCCATTTCACGCCGCCGGAAATCGACCTCGCCGCTCGCGTGGTTTATTTCCCCGTGCGCCACCACAGCCCGGCCTGCGCCTGGCACGTCGACCGTCTGATTCGCGAGCTCAAACCAGCCGCAGTGCTGATCGAAGCCCCGCGCGATGCCACGCCGTTGATCCCGTTGCTCGTGAGCGAGCAAACGCAAATGCCGGTCGCGGTCTACGCGACGTATGTGAAACGCGAAAAAGATCTGCCGCCTGAACGGCACGCGGCGTACTATCCACTGTGTGATTTTTCGCCCGAACTCGCGGCGATCAAAGCGGGGCTCGCGGTCGCAGCCACCGTTTCATTCGTTGATCTGACCTTCCCGGAAAAAATCGCTGCCCGCGCGCTCGGCGGTGATGATCTAGAGCCCGACGATGAGCCAAAAAAATCAGGCCCCACCAGTTTGCAGGACGAAGGCTGGCTCAGTCACAGTCGATTGCTCAAAGCTGCCTGCATTCGCACCGGCGCGCGAGATCCCGATGATCTGTGGGATCATCTCTACGAAGTCGATTACCACACGCTCGATACTGCGACGTTCATGCGAAATGTGCTCACGTATTGTGCTCTGGCTCGCCACGATCATTCTCAGCAAGCGCTGATCGCTGACGGAACCATCGCCCGCGAACAAGCCATGGCGGCCGGTGTCGCGGCTCATCCGCAAGGGCGAGTTGTTGTCGTCACCGGCGGCTTTCACACCGTCGCGCTCGCGAAGACAACAGCGGCTCTTCCCAAGCCGATGAAAATCGCGCCCGATGATCACCAAGTCGTGCTGATGCGCTACACCTTCGAGCAACTCGATCGACTCAACGGTTACGCCAGCGGCATGCCGAGCCCGGAGTTCTATCAACGTTCGTGGGCCGATCAAGGGAACAACGCGGCAGAGCGATCCGCGTCGCAGTTGCTGGTCGAAATCGCCCGGCAATGCCGCAAAAAGAACCTGGGAACCTCGACGGCCGATGCCATCGCCGCCGTTGCCCATGCTCATCGATTAGCTGATCTCCGAGGTCATGTGATTCCCTCACGCGAAGATGTGCTCGATGGCGTGCGGAGCCTGTTCATCAAAGGAACCGATGATGCCGAAGGAGTTGCCGTGCTCGCCATCGCGCGAAAGTTGCTCGCCGGCGATCGCATCGGCAATGTGCCGCCGGATGCGGGTCAGCCGCCGATCGTGCATGACTTTCGCAATCAGGCCGCGGCGCTGAAACTGAAAATCGACAAGCTCGAAGAAACCACGGCGACACTCGACATCTACCGTAAGGTTGCCCATCGCGAAACGAGTCGCTTGTTTTATCGCCTGGCCTTTCTCGAAGTGCCGTTCGCGACGTTTGTTCGTGGACCCGATTTCGTCGCTGGCGCCAATCTCGAACGGATTCAGGAAGTCTGGAAATATCACTGGGCGCCGCAGACGGAGTCGACGCTCATCGAGCGTTCGCTCTACGGATCGACCGTCGAAGAAGCGGCTTCGAGCGTGCTCCTCGAACGATTTTCGGCTGCCACTGCAACGGGGCAGGCGAGTCCTGCCGCTGTCGCCACGAGTTTGATTCTGCACGCCTGCCGGATGGGCTTGCACGAGCACACACAAGATCTACTTGGCAAAGTAAATGAATTACTGGCGCACGACAGCTCGTTTCCCTCGCTCGCGCAGGCTCTCGAAAATCTTCTCGTGTTACAAGTTTCGCGCGAGCCACTCGAAGCCCATCATTTGCACGGCCTGACGGAACTCGCAACGGCTGCCTATCGCCGCGGCTGTTTTTTGCTTCCTTCACTCGTCAGCACGGCGAGCGAAGAAGAAGCGACGATGCTTGACGCGCTCAATTCGTTCCTGCAAGGCGTACGCACGCTCGGCGACAATCCTGATCCGCTGCAACTACGCTGCGAGGGCCTACGCGGGCTGCTCAACTCCACTGGCGGCAGTTCGGCGTTGCGCGGCGGTGCAGCTGGCTTGCTCTATGCCGACGGGCAACTTCCTGCAGAGGATTTGGTTCAACACTTGCGCGGTCATTTGCTCAGCTCGCGCGACGAAGGTGTTGATGGCCCAAACTTTTTACGCGGGCTGCTAAAAACGGCGCGGAATGTGATCTGGCAAACGCCCGAGTGCCTCGCTTGTTTGCAAACGGTAGTACACGACTGGGACGAATCGCGGTTCGTGAAAATGTTGCCGCTCTTGCGGCTCGCTCTCGCCGATCTCACGCCGCGTGAAACCGATCAGGTCGGCAAACAAGTTGCGGTGATGCCCGGCGCCGATAATCTGCAAGCCGCGTATCTCCCCGACGTCGACGCCGGCGAAATGCTCCGCGCCGTGGAAGTAAATCGGCTGATCAAAGAATCGCTCGCCCGCGATGGATTGGAGGCTTGGCTTGAGTAA
- a CDS encoding armadillo/beta-catenin-like repeat-containing protein yields MPSRASVEAIQLVDKIWEIKDPKARLQATLLGTESENAVFRSICLSAIAWPDWNPVGIDLKGVLTPAEARLRMWEYYLHPTANWQAVSEANNLFWNSYRGIGWDTHEPRYAVLVRLTRQAARDQEPIQYNAFDAMAIAFCKYPNHARESHDHLLEILAGPPALYKAGIASRFSLLYQPFATSAETQETNRLIVGSLTKLLTDKDESTAQGAAWALGNIARSCAQLGPIPTDIERLLANKDDLNLITYVSDSLRMARRDCEKVPPRELPKNAKALAYPWSEFIDQQVVLVAHSDFKDSKLGPSVTVGGSTRLWVPDLPESLRNGRDLRLTGKLVRKFDLPRFVYQRGGAWGDGLPVMQEADLEKSRERFLLLDAKIEEIQAAR; encoded by the coding sequence TTGCCTTCGCGCGCATCCGTCGAAGCGATCCAGCTGGTCGACAAGATCTGGGAGATCAAAGACCCCAAGGCTCGCCTGCAAGCCACGCTCCTCGGCACGGAAAGTGAGAACGCAGTCTTCCGCAGCATTTGCCTGTCAGCCATCGCCTGGCCAGACTGGAATCCGGTCGGCATCGATTTGAAGGGAGTCCTCACCCCTGCCGAAGCGCGGCTGCGGATGTGGGAATATTACCTGCATCCAACAGCCAACTGGCAAGCCGTTAGCGAGGCAAACAATCTTTTTTGGAATTCCTATCGAGGCATCGGCTGGGATACTCACGAGCCGCGCTACGCGGTGTTGGTACGACTCACGCGACAAGCCGCCCGCGATCAAGAGCCGATTCAATACAACGCCTTCGATGCGATGGCGATCGCCTTCTGCAAATATCCCAACCACGCCCGAGAATCGCACGACCATCTGCTTGAGATCTTGGCCGGACCACCCGCGCTCTATAAAGCCGGAATCGCCTCCCGCTTTTCTCTCCTCTATCAACCCTTTGCCACGAGCGCCGAAACGCAAGAGACCAATCGCCTGATCGTGGGAAGCCTGACCAAACTTCTCACCGACAAAGACGAAAGCACTGCACAGGGAGCCGCCTGGGCCCTCGGCAACATCGCGCGGAGTTGTGCACAACTGGGACCCATTCCCACAGACATCGAGCGGTTGCTCGCGAACAAAGACGACTTGAACTTGATCACGTACGTTTCGGATTCACTGCGTATGGCCCGCCGTGACTGCGAAAAAGTCCCGCCGCGCGAACTGCCCAAAAACGCAAAAGCGCTCGCCTATCCCTGGTCGGAATTCATTGATCAGCAAGTGGTGCTGGTCGCACATTCCGACTTCAAAGACAGCAAGCTAGGTCCCAGCGTCACGGTGGGCGGCAGCACTCGACTGTGGGTGCCCGATCTACCTGAGTCGCTCAGGAATGGCAGAGACTTGCGACTGACAGGCAAGCTGGTGCGGAAGTTCGATTTGCCCCGCTTCGTCTACCAGCGCGGCGGCGCTTGGGGCGATGGCTTGCCCGTGATGCAGGAAGCCGATCTCGAAAAATCTCGCGAACGATTCCTGCTGCTGGATGCCAAGATCGAAGAAATCCAGGCGGCGCGATGA
- a CDS encoding SWIM zinc finger family protein: MAGHHPFLTRVRAIVRTLDDDALAALANKGLLRRAQKDLETSKPEISGCDDTCVRLKFADAAVEVPELPSKSRCNCPATGVCRHILSALLYLRDDPQLAALDAPVQGELFADDVAATATAATLLSPAEVIGVATDEEIQKWAGKPTLKKAQKFLAGSPPFEIETEAALVIRFPTRNLTCRWLASGGLLGMVCSCQAETVCEHVVAAVLVYQASLGKRTIVVEQTLLEESSGAPRTRAEVLASVGAVLHETVANGIARLSAATAQRLVTLAVSAHGVDLPRLERMLAGLAQEMQLVVRRDAQASTAQVLLGLCRLEALRAGLEKNPLPVLVGQHRSTYYEVGQLNLTGVGAQWWRSKGGYHGVTVYFWDESAKDWASWSESRPIGQTGFDPIGRFRADGPWAGCGAPSEAARSTVRLTNAYRNLTGRLSGRSATQAIVTGPTPLKTLAEKLPVMKNWNELSPRVHKIYGGGLTGATANQELVLIQPTNWGPANFDSLRQELYRPLLDERGHPLSLWLPFTPELRGAVELLEKFTETDGCSIFGAIRMVAGTIVVQPISLLTPDKIIHLNLAQANAVPAAKTKADPAAAEEGVLDVEEDESPGLERQGVGSALSRLIVTAQAELEGLVENGLVARRGHETLERIAQRFTALGLGSCAGTLKLLHGQLTSTSRLAEPEFQHAAAATLLRAYFILQLAAEQESVALAAGQVA, from the coding sequence ATGGCTGGGCACCATCCTTTCCTGACTCGCGTGCGCGCGATCGTTCGCACGCTCGATGACGACGCGCTAGCCGCGCTCGCCAACAAGGGGCTGCTGCGCCGCGCTCAAAAGGATTTGGAGACGAGCAAGCCGGAGATCAGCGGCTGCGATGATACGTGCGTGCGATTGAAATTCGCCGATGCTGCGGTCGAAGTGCCGGAGTTGCCGAGCAAAAGCAGATGCAATTGCCCGGCGACAGGCGTTTGCCGGCATATTCTCTCTGCGCTCCTCTATTTGCGCGATGATCCGCAGTTGGCGGCGCTCGATGCTCCCGTGCAAGGAGAGTTGTTTGCCGATGACGTGGCGGCAACCGCAACTGCCGCAACCCTTCTTTCCCCTGCCGAAGTGATCGGCGTCGCCACGGACGAAGAGATCCAGAAATGGGCAGGCAAGCCGACACTGAAGAAGGCTCAGAAGTTTCTTGCCGGGAGTCCGCCCTTCGAAATTGAAACCGAAGCCGCGCTCGTCATCCGCTTTCCCACACGCAATCTCACCTGCCGTTGGCTGGCGAGCGGCGGATTGCTCGGCATGGTCTGTTCCTGCCAGGCCGAGACGGTTTGCGAGCACGTCGTCGCGGCGGTCCTGGTGTATCAGGCGTCGCTCGGCAAACGAACGATTGTGGTTGAGCAGACTTTGCTTGAAGAATCTTCCGGCGCGCCGCGCACGCGGGCCGAAGTGCTCGCCAGCGTCGGCGCGGTGCTGCACGAGACGGTGGCGAATGGCATCGCGCGATTATCGGCGGCGACAGCGCAACGACTGGTGACTCTCGCCGTTTCTGCACATGGTGTCGATTTGCCGAGGCTCGAACGAATGCTGGCTGGACTTGCGCAAGAGATGCAACTGGTCGTGCGTCGCGATGCGCAGGCCAGCACCGCGCAGGTGTTGCTCGGGCTGTGCCGGCTAGAAGCGCTGCGAGCGGGACTCGAGAAGAATCCACTCCCCGTGCTCGTGGGCCAACATCGCTCGACATATTACGAAGTGGGCCAGCTCAACTTGACCGGCGTCGGTGCGCAGTGGTGGCGATCAAAGGGTGGCTATCACGGCGTGACGGTTTATTTTTGGGACGAGTCGGCCAAGGATTGGGCAAGTTGGAGTGAATCGCGCCCGATCGGCCAGACCGGCTTCGATCCCATCGGTCGTTTTCGCGCCGATGGCCCCTGGGCGGGTTGCGGCGCGCCGAGCGAAGCAGCGCGGAGCACAGTGAGATTGACGAACGCTTACCGAAATCTGACTGGCCGACTATCCGGCCGATCGGCGACTCAGGCCATTGTGACCGGACCGACACCGCTCAAAACACTCGCCGAAAAACTGCCGGTGATGAAGAATTGGAATGAGCTGTCGCCGCGCGTACACAAGATTTATGGCGGCGGCCTGACTGGCGCCACTGCCAATCAGGAACTCGTGCTGATTCAACCGACGAACTGGGGGCCGGCGAATTTCGATTCGCTGCGGCAGGAACTTTATCGACCGTTACTCGATGAACGAGGCCATCCGCTTTCGCTTTGGTTGCCGTTCACGCCAGAGTTGCGGGGCGCTGTCGAACTGCTGGAGAAGTTCACCGAGACTGACGGCTGCAGTATCTTCGGCGCGATTCGAATGGTCGCCGGAACGATCGTCGTGCAGCCGATTTCGCTGCTCACGCCCGACAAAATCATTCATTTAAATCTGGCACAGGCAAATGCAGTTCCCGCCGCAAAAACCAAGGCGGATCCAGCCGCGGCGGAAGAAGGTGTGCTGGATGTCGAAGAAGACGAATCGCCTGGGCTTGAACGGCAAGGAGTTGGCTCGGCCCTTTCGCGGCTGATCGTCACCGCTCAGGCGGAGCTCGAAGGACTTGTCGAGAACGGCCTCGTCGCGCGGCGAGGTCATGAAACGCTAGAGCGAATAGCGCAACGGTTCACGGCCCTCGGTTTGGGATCTTGCGCCGGCACATTGAAACTCCTGCATGGGCAACTAACTTCGACTTCGCGATTGGCCGAGCCGGAGTTTCAACATGCGGCCGCGGCGACGCTGTTGCGGGCGTACTTTATTTTGCAACTCGCGGCCGAGCAGGAATCGGTGGCGCTGGCAGCGGGGCAAGTAGCGTGA
- a CDS encoding creatininase family protein yields the protein MSRALTEYRYEKLTWPEINDAVDEGQVCILPCGAVEQHGPHLPLDVDLVCPGGIAKGAGLEIPSKLKVLPIVAYGYTGHVMDFPGTINNDFEHFMHHVLDITKSLAYHGFKKIILLNGHGSNMPNLDLVARRTNLETDAECVCTAWWNLLTVDKEFLPRWRQSKFPGGCAHACELETSLYMYLDGDNVRRDLIKNGEISFNTDNSPFTWVDLFGAGPATVVSWTSSYSETGVLGEAELATPEKGRQAYEEAVKQLVRFVSWFKDRPKDVRRDRHRTPPTMPIPWGQRPV from the coding sequence ATGTCCCGTGCCCTCACCGAATATCGTTACGAAAAGCTCACTTGGCCAGAGATCAACGATGCCGTCGACGAAGGGCAGGTTTGCATCCTCCCTTGCGGCGCGGTCGAGCAACACGGCCCGCACTTGCCGCTCGATGTCGACTTGGTTTGCCCCGGCGGGATTGCAAAAGGAGCCGGCCTCGAGATCCCCAGCAAGCTGAAGGTGCTGCCAATTGTGGCCTATGGCTACACCGGCCATGTGATGGATTTTCCGGGGACCATCAATAACGACTTCGAGCACTTCATGCATCACGTGCTCGATATCACGAAGAGCCTTGCCTATCACGGCTTCAAAAAGATCATCCTGCTGAACGGCCATGGTTCGAACATGCCGAACCTCGACTTGGTCGCCCGCCGCACCAATCTCGAAACCGACGCCGAATGCGTTTGCACGGCTTGGTGGAACCTGCTGACCGTCGACAAGGAATTTCTGCCCCGCTGGCGACAGAGCAAATTCCCCGGCGGCTGTGCCCATGCCTGCGAGCTCGAAACGTCTCTCTACATGTACCTCGATGGCGACAACGTGCGCCGCGACCTGATCAAGAACGGCGAGATCAGCTTCAATACCGACAACAGCCCGTTCACTTGGGTCGATCTCTTCGGCGCCGGCCCCGCCACGGTCGTTTCCTGGACCAGCAGCTACAGCGAAACCGGCGTCCTCGGCGAAGCCGAACTCGCCACTCCCGAGAAAGGCCGTCAGGCCTACGAAGAAGCCGTCAAACAACTCGTCCGCTTCGTCAGCTGGTTCAAAGACCGCCCGAAGGACGTCCGCCGCGACCGCCATCGCACGCCCCCGACGATGCCAATCCCCTGGGGCCAACGGCCTGTTTAA
- a CDS encoding ATP-binding protein, giving the protein MASTEKVLRPPAEILYADELAALAKADKSPKPPGWKLSPKAVRSFICGSKTPAVTRKFFGDDILVERAIIGLAGNRGLLMVGEPGTAKSMLSELLSAAISGCSTNTIQGSSGTTEDQIKYSWNYALLLAEGPSPRALVAGPLHQGMSTGQIVRFEEVTRCPPEIQDVLISILSEKLMMVPELSGDGRVLLGKPGFNIIATANIRDRGVHEMSSALKRRFNFETVHPIGELAQEVTLVTDQCEHLLKDAAAKVTVNRDVIEVLVTTFHDLREGVTADGVQVEKPATVMSTAEAVSVALQASLDAYYYGDAVLTSEHIGRHLVGAVIKDNPDDLKKLKHYFDVVVRERSKNQGGPWADLGKARKWLR; this is encoded by the coding sequence ATGGCCAGCACCGAAAAGGTCTTAAGACCGCCCGCCGAAATCTTATATGCGGACGAGCTGGCGGCACTCGCCAAAGCAGATAAATCGCCCAAGCCACCGGGTTGGAAGCTCTCGCCGAAGGCGGTGCGCTCGTTCATCTGCGGCAGCAAGACGCCCGCGGTCACTCGTAAATTTTTTGGCGACGACATTCTCGTTGAGCGTGCGATCATTGGCCTCGCCGGCAATCGCGGGCTCCTGATGGTCGGCGAACCAGGCACCGCCAAGTCGATGCTGTCGGAGTTGCTTTCCGCGGCGATCAGTGGCTGTTCGACGAACACCATTCAAGGCAGCTCCGGCACGACTGAAGATCAGATCAAGTATTCGTGGAACTACGCGCTGCTCCTCGCCGAAGGGCCTTCGCCGCGGGCGCTGGTCGCGGGGCCTTTGCATCAAGGAATGTCGACGGGTCAGATCGTGCGGTTCGAAGAAGTCACTCGTTGCCCGCCCGAAATTCAGGACGTGCTGATCAGCATCCTTTCCGAAAAACTGATGATGGTGCCGGAACTGAGCGGTGACGGTCGCGTGCTGCTCGGCAAACCGGGCTTCAACATCATTGCCACGGCGAATATTCGCGATCGCGGCGTGCATGAAATGTCGAGCGCGCTCAAACGGCGATTCAATTTCGAAACGGTCCATCCGATCGGCGAGCTCGCGCAGGAAGTCACGCTCGTTACCGATCAGTGCGAACACCTGCTGAAAGATGCTGCCGCCAAAGTGACCGTCAACCGCGATGTAATCGAAGTGCTTGTCACGACGTTTCATGATCTGCGCGAAGGCGTCACTGCCGATGGCGTGCAGGTCGAAAAACCGGCAACGGTCATGTCGACGGCCGAAGCCGTTTCGGTCGCGTTGCAAGCCTCGCTTGATGCTTATTACTACGGCGATGCGGTGCTCACCTCCGAGCACATCGGCCGGCACTTGGTCGGCGCGGTGATTAAGGACAATCCCGATGATCTGAAAAAACTGAAGCATTATTTCGACGTGGTGGTGCGCGAGCGGAGCAAAAACCAAGGTGGACCATGGGCCGATCTCGGCAAAGCTCGCAAGTGGCTGCGGTAA
- a CDS encoding VWA domain-containing protein encodes MSNTPNSDNENDLLRWRLILGRFAENTLGGCGGGGQQNKQGGGGSRSRYGKMDRVLDYLYGREYSGRGVRGQGNGKDGQGNRGDGRGGGQEESVLTVPEWLQEVRELFPNDTVDIIQRHALDRYGMTELVTDPEVLGKMEPSYELLKAILTFKGMMKGEVLEIARKIVRQVVEDLRRKLAKEVRQALWGRLNKQRRSRLKVLRNLDWQRTIKSNLKNYSPERKQLVLGALHFFSRVDHHMPWHIIMAVDCSGSMMDSVIYSAVMAGIFKGLPTVRVSLTAFDTAIVDLSDQIDDPTELLMSVQLGGGTNIGGALEYCETLVRTPTRTIVVLVTDFFEGYDPRNMLASIKRLCEAGVRVIGLAALDAVAQPSYDRGMAEQCVAAGAHVAALTPQRLAQWLGTILS; translated from the coding sequence TTGAGTAACACGCCCAACAGCGATAACGAAAATGATCTGCTCCGCTGGCGACTCATCCTCGGCCGCTTCGCCGAAAACACGCTCGGTGGTTGTGGTGGCGGCGGACAGCAGAATAAACAGGGTGGCGGCGGGAGTCGTTCGCGCTACGGCAAGATGGACCGTGTGCTCGACTACCTTTATGGCCGCGAGTACAGCGGCCGCGGCGTGCGCGGCCAAGGCAACGGCAAAGACGGCCAGGGAAATCGCGGCGATGGCCGCGGTGGCGGTCAGGAAGAAAGCGTGCTGACGGTTCCCGAGTGGCTACAGGAAGTACGCGAGCTATTTCCGAACGACACCGTCGACATCATTCAGCGTCACGCGCTCGATCGCTACGGCATGACCGAGCTCGTGACCGATCCCGAGGTCCTCGGCAAAATGGAGCCGAGCTATGAGCTGCTCAAAGCAATCCTCACGTTCAAAGGGATGATGAAAGGGGAAGTGCTCGAGATCGCTCGCAAAATCGTACGCCAAGTTGTCGAAGATCTCCGCCGCAAACTGGCCAAGGAAGTAAGGCAAGCGTTGTGGGGCCGTTTGAATAAGCAGCGCCGCAGCCGCTTGAAAGTGCTGCGCAATCTCGATTGGCAGCGAACGATCAAATCGAACCTGAAGAATTACAGTCCCGAGCGAAAACAGCTCGTCCTCGGCGCGCTCCACTTTTTTTCGCGAGTCGATCACCACATGCCCTGGCACATCATCATGGCCGTTGATTGCAGCGGCTCGATGATGGATAGCGTCATCTATAGCGCGGTGATGGCAGGTATCTTCAAAGGCTTGCCGACCGTGCGCGTCAGCCTGACGGCGTTCGACACCGCCATCGTCGACCTTTCGGATCAGATCGACGATCCCACGGAACTGCTGATGTCGGTGCAACTCGGCGGCGGCACGAACATCGGCGGCGCGCTCGAATATTGCGAAACGCTGGTTCGCACACCGACAAGGACGATCGTCGTCCTCGTGACCGATTTTTTTGAAGGCTACGATCCGCGCAACATGCTCGCATCGATCAAACGCTTGTGCGAAGCAGGCGTACGCGTGATCGGTCTGGCCGCCCTCGATGCAGTGGCACAACCTAGTTACGATCGCGGCATGGCCGAGCAGTGCGTCGCGGCGGGCGCACACGTGGCAGCACTCACTCCTCAACGATTGGCACAATGGCTGGGCACCATCCTTTCCTGA